Proteins encoded by one window of Psychrobacillus sp. FSL K6-2836:
- a CDS encoding AAA family ATPase, with the protein MNKIFNQYKYFLDENYEKMDIFEKRISSLIYENFEEIKGLSSNQGKRGKKVADLIDKNKNNIKLKPENINLGLKERVGIFRLKNIQIKNFRGFSEEVDIDLSKNFTFVYGPNGTGKSSFCEALEYSLLGSIEESLMKKIPLDQYIKNVYTDTSNDPVIYCFNEKNETEVLQKNNEMFSFCFIERNRIEKFSRISADTPNLKQQRLSSLFGLDEWNNFVKNFNSEITNYLVDSNADERLYTKEKNTFDIDIGFLSSIDKQVSQYDDRVKKVLKNYHEFKKISEFMNFAEGPSGENGRIQVLTDLIREKMQIKKESKEMVSQLTEKSNSIIKLNEQIISNVKELSEFKEKMSLKIFYQQIINMKSSDKNICPACHSVLYDENQHLCVPTDPYNDAKQYLSKLHKAISLEEAVKSDKTLFSKEVISLNKIMRTLLNSIKVIDYKSNNDFNFMDFSSFVEDLTTNNKNFSKELFESFNVELVLIDEKIGLHNKKVDNVELDKKVLEEELLKLKKDKKEIEEIKMGYKILKKSETEKNIKLEEFQKKLDQLKERSEMEVQENAINNEYRMAYKRLLIKLEEYSQQLPIQLVSSLESKTLEIYNEINNNDLVGEQFESIKLPNNPNEKILISFNNNPKKKLDALLVLSEGHIRCLGLSILLAKIIHDDLPFIIFDDVVNAIDDEHRTTIAKLITSHEEIISKQCIITTHGNNYIETLENEFSPQSYKEKVSRVTFKKPLEQGKIHVDGTKTNNLLIKAQNYFEDYDFSNCLTCCRKSAENLSEQVWNTYYKFFRKPIKIKLDRKSSYAQAKDVFDVLISELSKSKVSAFENLVGLMKEVVEHDKKTHILWNIMNSGTHHSNRDFEFDSIQINELLSLLNDINNEISIEINVNGSSVLTYKGERQVLQSKSEILYSQQKDTVL; encoded by the coding sequence ATGAATAAGATCTTTAATCAATATAAATACTTTTTGGATGAAAACTACGAAAAAATGGATATCTTTGAAAAAAGAATCTCTTCACTAATATACGAGAATTTTGAAGAAATAAAAGGTTTGTCAAGTAATCAAGGTAAACGTGGTAAAAAAGTAGCTGATTTGATAGATAAAAATAAGAATAATATTAAATTAAAACCAGAGAATATAAATCTTGGACTGAAAGAAAGAGTCGGAATATTTAGACTGAAAAATATTCAAATAAAGAATTTCCGTGGTTTTTCTGAGGAAGTAGATATTGATTTATCAAAGAACTTCACATTTGTTTATGGTCCCAATGGTACTGGTAAATCAAGTTTTTGCGAGGCATTGGAGTACTCACTATTAGGTAGTATTGAAGAAAGCTTAATGAAGAAAATACCACTAGATCAATACATAAAAAATGTCTATACAGATACAAGCAATGATCCTGTAATTTATTGTTTTAATGAAAAAAATGAAACTGAAGTATTACAAAAAAATAATGAAATGTTTTCTTTTTGTTTTATTGAGAGAAATAGGATAGAGAAATTTTCCAGGATTTCTGCTGATACTCCGAATTTAAAACAGCAAAGATTATCTTCTTTATTCGGCTTAGATGAGTGGAATAATTTTGTGAAAAACTTTAATTCAGAGATTACAAATTATTTAGTTGATAGTAATGCAGACGAGAGACTCTATACAAAAGAGAAGAATACTTTTGATATAGATATAGGATTCCTTTCTTCTATTGATAAACAAGTTAGTCAGTATGATGATAGAGTCAAAAAGGTCTTAAAGAACTATCATGAATTTAAGAAAATAAGTGAATTTATGAATTTTGCAGAAGGTCCTTCTGGTGAAAACGGAAGAATTCAAGTATTAACTGATTTAATAAGAGAAAAAATGCAAATAAAGAAAGAATCTAAAGAAATGGTTTCTCAGTTGACAGAAAAATCAAATAGTATAATAAAATTAAATGAGCAAATTATTTCAAATGTAAAAGAACTATCTGAATTTAAGGAAAAAATGTCTTTGAAAATTTTTTATCAACAAATAATAAATATGAAATCTTCTGATAAAAATATTTGTCCTGCTTGTCATTCAGTACTATATGATGAAAACCAGCACCTCTGTGTTCCTACTGACCCTTATAATGATGCCAAACAATATTTATCTAAGCTACATAAAGCAATTAGTTTAGAAGAAGCAGTTAAAAGTGACAAGACCCTATTTTCTAAAGAAGTTATATCCTTGAATAAAATTATGAGAACATTGCTTAATTCAATCAAAGTCATTGACTACAAATCAAATAATGATTTTAACTTTATGGATTTTTCAAGTTTTGTTGAAGATTTAACTACTAACAACAAGAATTTTTCGAAAGAACTTTTTGAAAGTTTTAATGTTGAATTAGTATTAATAGATGAAAAAATAGGGTTACATAACAAGAAAGTAGATAATGTAGAATTGGACAAAAAAGTATTAGAAGAAGAATTATTGAAATTGAAAAAAGATAAAAAAGAAATTGAAGAAATAAAAATGGGTTATAAGATTTTAAAGAAATCAGAAACGGAAAAAAATATAAAATTAGAAGAATTCCAAAAGAAATTAGATCAGCTAAAAGAAAGATCTGAAATGGAAGTCCAAGAAAATGCTATAAATAATGAATATAGAATGGCTTATAAAAGATTATTGATTAAGTTGGAGGAATATTCTCAACAATTACCTATTCAACTAGTCTCATCACTGGAGAGTAAGACTCTTGAAATTTACAATGAAATTAATAATAATGATTTGGTTGGTGAACAGTTCGAAAGTATAAAACTTCCTAATAATCCCAATGAAAAAATACTGATATCCTTTAATAATAATCCTAAGAAGAAATTAGACGCACTATTAGTATTGAGTGAAGGACACATACGATGTTTAGGTTTATCAATTCTTTTAGCAAAAATTATTCACGACGATCTACCGTTTATCATTTTTGATGATGTTGTAAATGCTATTGATGATGAACATAGAACGACTATTGCTAAATTGATAACAAGTCATGAAGAAATAATTTCTAAACAATGTATTATAACAACCCATGGCAATAATTATATAGAAACCCTTGAAAATGAGTTTAGTCCACAATCTTATAAAGAAAAGGTAAGTAGAGTTACTTTTAAAAAGCCTTTAGAACAAGGGAAAATACATGTTGATGGAACTAAAACTAACAATCTCTTGATAAAAGCACAAAATTATTTTGAAGATTATGATTTTAGTAATTGTCTAACTTGTTGTAGAAAAAGTGCAGAAAATCTTTCTGAACAAGTATGGAATACTTATTATAAATTTTTTAGAAAACCAATAAAAATAAAATTGGATAGAAAAAGTTCTTATGCCCAAGCAAAAGATGTTTTTGATGTATTAATATCTGAATTAAGTAAAAGTAAGGTCTCTGCATTTGAGAATTTAGTAGGTTTAATGAAAGAAGTTGTTGAGCATGACAAAAAAACACATATACTATGGAATATAATGAATTCTGGAACTCACCATTCTAATAGAGACTTTGAATTCGATAGTATTCAGATCAATGAATTGTTGAGTTTGTTAAATGATATTAATAATGAAATAAGTATAGAAATTAATGTTAATGGTTCCAGTGTACTTACGTATAAAGGAGAACGTCAAGTTTTACAGAGTAAGTCTGAGATTCTTTATTCACAACAAAAGGATACTGTTTTATAA
- a CDS encoding restriction endonuclease subunit S: MNVPKLTFTKDIKYKKFRLRDLANVGSSKRIYANDYVNEGIPFFRGKEISEINAGKTPKDILYISQEKYNELNSKFGAPNGGDILITAVGTIGNLMIVPEEFTFYFKDGNLIWINNISEDINNNFLYHSLDSGVVKKKVMDLASGSNQKALTIVGLSKLELNVPLLAEQAKIANFFDRLNKKIQKQQEKVELLKLQKKGLMQKIFSQELRFKDENGGDFGEWESFLFGNVVSNKSPKVNPEDGSDLNMCIELENIESGSGRIIKDTNYVDQTSMKNKFSRESVLFGKLRPYLKKYWFSDSEGMCSTEIWVLSPCVSNLEKKFLYYFIQTEYFMVYANKSSGSKMPRVDWNIISNMEFMIPTIKEQQKISGFFSTLDNKIDYENSKIESLKNQKKGFMQQMFI; this comes from the coding sequence ATGAATGTGCCTAAATTAACCTTTACAAAGGATATTAAATATAAAAAATTCAGGTTAAGAGACTTAGCAAATGTTGGGTCTAGCAAGAGAATATATGCTAATGATTATGTCAATGAGGGTATTCCTTTTTTTAGAGGTAAAGAAATATCAGAAATTAATGCTGGTAAAACACCAAAGGATATCTTATATATATCCCAAGAAAAGTATAATGAGTTAAATTCGAAGTTTGGTGCGCCAAATGGTGGAGATATTTTAATTACTGCAGTGGGAACCATTGGTAATTTGATGATTGTACCAGAAGAGTTTACTTTTTACTTTAAAGATGGAAATTTAATCTGGATTAATAATATAAGTGAAGATATCAATAATAATTTTCTTTACCATTCATTAGATTCAGGTGTGGTTAAGAAAAAAGTAATGGATCTTGCTAGCGGATCTAATCAAAAGGCTCTAACAATTGTAGGATTAAGTAAACTTGAACTAAACGTTCCATTGCTAGCAGAACAAGCTAAGATTGCTAATTTTTTTGACAGATTGAATAAAAAAATCCAAAAGCAACAAGAAAAAGTTGAGTTGTTGAAACTGCAGAAAAAAGGGCTTATGCAGAAGATTTTTAGTCAAGAGTTGCGGTTTAAGGATGAGAATGGGGGGGATTTTGGGGAGTGGGAGTCTTTTTTGTTTGGGAATGTAGTATCAAATAAGAGTCCTAAAGTAAATCCAGAAGATGGTTCTGATTTAAACATGTGTATTGAGCTTGAAAATATTGAATCTGGAAGTGGAAGAATAATAAAAGATACAAACTATGTTGATCAGACAAGTATGAAAAACAAGTTTAGCAGAGAATCGGTTTTATTTGGGAAGTTACGCCCGTACTTAAAAAAATATTGGTTTTCCGACTCAGAAGGTATGTGTTCAACAGAGATTTGGGTTTTAAGTCCATGTGTTTCAAATCTTGAGAAAAAATTTCTATATTATTTTATTCAAACTGAATACTTTATGGTGTACGCAAACAAGTCTTCCGGGTCAAAAATGCCAAGAGTCGATTGGAATATTATTTCAAATATGGAATTTATGATTCCGACGATAAAAGAACAACAAAAAATATCCGGTTTTTTCTCAACACTTGATAATAAAATTGATTATGAAAACAGTAAAATTGAATCACTAAAGAATCAAAAAAAGGGATTTATGCAACAAATGTTTATATAA
- a CDS encoding type I restriction-modification system subunit M, with product MTTSEKQRLQQAELHKKLWTMANDLRGQMEAYDFKNYILGLIFYRYLSEKTETRIEKLLEEDNIAYEDAWKDEEYKEGLIETLLVEIGFVIEPEFLFSSMIKEIHKGEKGTFDIELLHKAIKAIEQSSLGTSSQQDFENLFDDMDLTSTKLGRDVKSRSKLIAKIMVSINEIPFLHDDVDIDVLGDAYEYLISQFAANAGKKAGEFYTPQQVSKILAKIVTHNKRNLKNVYDPTCGSGSLMLRVAKESNVRLFYGQELTTTTFNLARMNMLLHDLRYTDFDIKNDDTIENPRHIDMRFEAVVANPPYSANWSADSKYLDDDRFSAYGKLAPKSKADFAFIQHMIHQLDDNGTMAVVLPHGVLFRGGAEGVIRKYLIEDKNYLDAVIGLPANVFFGTSIPTCILVFKKWREAGDNVIFIDASNEFEKGKNQNNLTDENVQKIIETYVSRESIEKYSYAASLDEIKGNDYNLNIPRYVDTFEEEEAIDLEAVSKRLKEINEEIAEIDVELTNYFKELGV from the coding sequence ATGACAACTTCAGAAAAACAACGTCTGCAACAGGCAGAATTGCATAAAAAACTATGGACGATGGCGAATGACTTACGTGGCCAAATGGAAGCTTATGATTTTAAAAACTACATATTAGGATTAATTTTCTATCGCTATCTTTCTGAAAAGACAGAAACACGTATTGAAAAGTTACTAGAAGAAGACAACATTGCTTACGAAGATGCATGGAAAGATGAAGAATATAAAGAAGGATTAATTGAAACATTACTTGTAGAAATCGGTTTCGTTATTGAACCTGAATTTCTTTTCTCTTCGATGATCAAAGAAATTCATAAAGGTGAAAAAGGGACCTTCGATATTGAACTTCTACATAAAGCTATTAAAGCAATTGAACAGTCTTCTTTAGGAACAAGTAGCCAACAGGATTTCGAAAATTTATTTGACGACATGGATTTAACCTCTACTAAATTGGGACGTGATGTGAAGTCACGTTCAAAGCTTATTGCCAAAATCATGGTGAGCATAAATGAAATTCCGTTCTTACATGATGACGTTGATATTGATGTATTAGGTGATGCCTACGAGTATCTCATCTCTCAATTCGCTGCCAACGCTGGGAAGAAAGCGGGCGAGTTTTACACACCACAACAAGTTTCTAAAATATTGGCGAAAATAGTCACGCACAATAAACGCAATTTAAAAAATGTGTATGACCCAACATGTGGATCAGGATCACTTATGTTGCGTGTTGCCAAAGAATCCAATGTTCGATTATTTTATGGACAAGAACTTACGACAACTACATTCAACTTAGCGCGAATGAACATGTTGCTACATGACTTACGCTACACAGACTTTGATATTAAAAATGACGATACTATAGAAAACCCTCGCCACATCGACATGCGTTTTGAAGCTGTGGTAGCGAATCCTCCATACAGCGCTAACTGGAGTGCAGATTCGAAATACTTAGATGATGACCGTTTCAGTGCATACGGAAAGCTCGCGCCAAAATCGAAAGCCGATTTCGCGTTTATTCAGCACATGATTCACCAGTTAGATGATAACGGAACTATGGCTGTTGTACTTCCTCATGGCGTTCTATTTAGAGGCGGTGCAGAGGGTGTTATTCGCAAATATTTAATTGAAGATAAGAACTATTTAGACGCAGTTATTGGGTTGCCAGCTAATGTTTTCTTTGGGACATCGATTCCTACATGTATTTTAGTATTCAAGAAATGGAGAGAAGCTGGGGATAACGTAATTTTTATAGATGCTTCTAACGAGTTTGAAAAGGGGAAGAATCAAAACAACTTAACAGATGAAAACGTGCAAAAGATTATTGAAACCTACGTGAGTCGTGAAAGCATTGAGAAATATTCATATGCAGCATCATTAGATGAAATCAAAGGAAATGACTATAACTTAAACATTCCTCGTTACGTTGATACATTTGAAGAAGAAGAAGCAATCGATTTAGAAGCTGTTTCAAAACGTTTGAAAGAAATTAATGAAGAGATCGCAGAAATTGATGTGGAATTAACGAATTATTTTAAAGAGTTAGGGGTGTAG
- a CDS encoding type I restriction endonuclease subunit R, with the protein MAYQSEQQLENEMIRQLTHLGYEKVSIPSIEHLQQNFRNQINRLNKEKLDGSPLSDKEFERLLLKIEGKSVFESAKILRDKETITRDDDSTLYLLLFDTQNYKNNHLQVTHQTTVIGRYTNRYDVTLLINGLPLVQIELKRRGLHFSEGFNQIMRYRKDSYGGLFNYLQIFVVSNGMDTKYFANSDREPMKSHMFFWSDDSNKRIARLDDFTTSFFHPLMIQNLISKYMIVNETDKHLMVMRPYQIYAVERIIKQTLEKEENGYVWHTTGSGKTLTSFKASELLSQEEKIKKVIFLVDRKDLDTQTMQEFNKFEKGSVDTTDKTDVLVKQLQDPLRKRIITTIQKMANAVKNPRYEAIMKLYENEKVVFVIDECHRSQFGEMNRLIKKHFKQAQYIGFTGTPRFVANKSQDGRTTSDLFKDCLHTYLIKDAINDGNVLGFSVEYIRTIKGKEGVDDVTKAPGIDQQELWIADSRITMIARHITEIHGNKTSNKKYTAIFTVESISAAIKYYDAFKKLDTSLKINSIFTYGTNEESVENQEHSRHSLERIITDYNEEFGTNFSTDTFSQYFADVSKKVKTAQIDLLIVVDMFLTGFDAKTLNTLYVDRNLKYHNLIQAFSRTNRIEGAKKVYGNIVCYRNLKDATDEAIRLFSQTGDTGVVLMKEYSQYLADFKDQLEVLLQIAESPQVVDNLEGETKQKEFILAFRDLTKVLTKLKTFVEFDFIAEDLGIDEQTYQDYRSKYLHLYEINKKPEGLKVSVIDDVDFEIELMQTDRIDVDYILELLRNINFDNKHERDAAVRRAIKEVNASASDEMRLKRDLLLEFLKQVAPTLSKNDSVDQKFRDFEHERRKQEIKDMSQQVQVAEEKLEYFLREFEYKGVSPDQEINDAIKAPFKEKRKRVQAVKDFIYSNVRKYS; encoded by the coding sequence GTGGCGTATCAATCTGAACAACAACTGGAAAATGAAATGATTCGTCAGCTCACTCATCTTGGCTACGAAAAAGTTTCAATCCCTTCCATAGAACACTTACAGCAAAATTTTCGCAATCAAATTAACCGCCTAAATAAAGAAAAGCTAGATGGATCTCCATTATCCGATAAAGAATTTGAACGCTTACTCCTGAAAATAGAAGGGAAAAGTGTTTTTGAATCTGCCAAAATTCTGCGTGATAAAGAAACGATTACTCGAGATGACGATAGCACGCTGTACTTACTGCTATTTGATACACAAAATTACAAGAACAATCATCTTCAAGTAACGCATCAAACAACTGTAATAGGCAGGTATACAAACCGCTATGATGTGACGCTCCTCATTAACGGACTACCACTTGTGCAAATCGAGTTAAAACGACGTGGACTACACTTTTCGGAAGGCTTCAACCAAATCATGCGATACCGCAAAGACTCTTACGGTGGTTTATTTAACTATTTGCAAATTTTCGTGGTTTCAAATGGCATGGATACAAAGTATTTTGCTAACTCTGATCGCGAACCGATGAAGAGTCATATGTTTTTCTGGTCAGATGATTCGAATAAGCGAATTGCACGGTTAGATGATTTCACAACATCATTTTTCCACCCCCTAATGATTCAAAACCTTATCAGTAAATACATGATTGTAAACGAAACTGACAAGCACTTAATGGTCATGCGTCCTTATCAAATTTATGCTGTAGAGCGCATCATCAAACAAACGCTTGAGAAGGAAGAAAACGGTTATGTGTGGCATACAACGGGAAGTGGCAAGACCCTTACCTCTTTTAAAGCAAGTGAACTTCTGTCGCAAGAAGAGAAGATTAAAAAAGTGATTTTCTTAGTCGATAGAAAAGACTTAGACACGCAAACTATGCAAGAATTTAACAAGTTTGAAAAAGGCTCAGTTGATACAACAGATAAAACAGACGTCTTAGTGAAACAACTGCAAGATCCACTTAGAAAGCGAATTATCACCACGATTCAAAAGATGGCAAATGCTGTGAAGAATCCAAGGTACGAAGCTATCATGAAGCTTTATGAGAATGAAAAGGTCGTATTTGTTATTGATGAATGTCATCGTTCTCAATTTGGTGAAATGAACCGTCTCATTAAAAAACATTTCAAACAAGCACAATATATTGGATTTACAGGTACCCCTCGCTTTGTAGCAAATAAAAGCCAAGATGGTCGTACAACATCTGATTTATTTAAAGACTGCCTTCATACGTACCTGATTAAAGATGCTATTAATGATGGTAACGTATTAGGTTTTTCGGTGGAATATATTCGGACCATTAAAGGGAAAGAAGGGGTAGACGATGTAACAAAAGCCCCTGGTATTGATCAACAAGAGCTGTGGATAGCAGATTCTAGAATCACCATGATTGCAAGGCACATTACTGAAATTCACGGAAATAAAACAAGCAATAAAAAATACACAGCTATTTTCACAGTTGAAAGTATTTCTGCAGCTATTAAATATTACGATGCTTTCAAGAAACTAGACACTTCACTGAAGATTAACTCTATTTTTACTTATGGAACCAATGAAGAAAGCGTTGAAAATCAAGAACATTCTAGACATTCTTTAGAGCGTATCATTACAGACTATAATGAAGAATTTGGCACCAACTTCTCAACAGATACCTTTTCTCAATATTTTGCAGATGTTTCGAAGAAAGTAAAGACTGCACAAATTGATTTGTTAATAGTAGTTGATATGTTTTTAACGGGCTTTGATGCGAAAACACTTAACACTCTCTATGTCGATCGCAACTTGAAGTACCATAACTTAATTCAAGCTTTTTCCCGCACGAATCGTATAGAAGGTGCAAAGAAGGTGTACGGAAATATCGTTTGTTATCGCAACTTAAAAGACGCTACTGACGAAGCGATACGTTTGTTCTCTCAAACGGGAGATACAGGTGTCGTATTAATGAAAGAATATAGTCAATATCTGGCCGATTTTAAGGATCAGTTGGAAGTTTTACTTCAAATTGCCGAGTCTCCTCAAGTGGTGGATAATCTTGAGGGAGAAACAAAACAAAAAGAATTCATTCTAGCTTTCCGAGACCTCACAAAAGTCCTTACAAAACTTAAAACGTTTGTAGAATTTGATTTTATAGCAGAGGATTTGGGGATTGATGAACAAACGTACCAAGATTATCGAAGTAAATATCTGCACCTGTATGAAATCAATAAGAAACCAGAAGGGCTGAAAGTATCAGTTATTGATGACGTTGATTTTGAAATTGAACTCATGCAAACGGATCGTATTGATGTGGATTACATACTGGAATTATTACGTAATATAAACTTTGATAATAAACATGAACGTGATGCAGCTGTTCGAAGAGCGATTAAAGAAGTAAATGCTTCAGCTAGTGATGAAATGCGATTAAAACGAGATTTATTACTTGAATTCTTAAAACAAGTAGCTCCAACGCTTTCGAAAAACGATTCTGTGGATCAAAAGTTTCGTGATTTCGAACATGAAAGACGCAAACAAGAAATTAAAGACATGTCACAGCAAGTCCAAGTGGCGGAAGAAAAACTAGAATACTTCTTACGTGAATTTGAATATAAAGGGGTTTCCCCTGACCAAGAGATCAATGATGCTATCAAAGCACCATTTAAAGAAAAGCGAAAACGCGTACAAGCCGTGAAAGATTTTATTTATTCAAACGTACGAAAGTATTCATAA
- a CDS encoding AbrB/MazE/SpoVT family DNA-binding domain-containing protein, translating into MHTKRVGKLGRIVLPKDILDRFKLEVGDLIDISHTDTQIIVEPHRESYVCAITGKVSNEAVKIGEAWISKEGIKKLIEYMNQ; encoded by the coding sequence TTGCATACGAAAAGAGTAGGGAAATTAGGGAGGATAGTACTTCCAAAAGATATCCTAGATCGCTTTAAGTTAGAAGTTGGTGATCTAATTGATATTTCTCATACTGATACTCAGATAATTGTAGAACCTCACCGGGAATCGTATGTCTGCGCCATAACGGGTAAGGTATCGAATGAGGCAGTGAAAATTGGGGAAGCGTGGATTAGTAAAGAAGGCATTAAGAAGTTAATTGAATATATGAATCAATAA